Proteins found in one Bremerella volcania genomic segment:
- the tssB gene encoding type VI secretion system contractile sheath small subunit, which produces MAESYQKRLNRVRKPRVHITYDVETGDAMEKKELPFVVGVMGDFSGNPAEKLEPLKERKFVQIDRDNIDDVMKRFRPELNLRVDNTLADDGSQMAVNLKFESMDDFSPASVAKQVEPLKKLLATRDNLRDLLTKIDRSDDLETLLEQVMNDADQLKKLAGELGVSESGDADKGDS; this is translated from the coding sequence ATGGCTGAAAGTTATCAAAAGAGGCTCAACCGCGTCCGCAAACCCCGCGTCCACATTACATACGACGTGGAAACGGGCGACGCGATGGAAAAGAAAGAGCTTCCGTTCGTCGTGGGTGTCATGGGGGATTTCTCTGGCAACCCAGCAGAGAAACTGGAACCGCTCAAAGAACGTAAGTTCGTCCAGATCGATCGCGACAACATCGACGACGTGATGAAACGGTTTCGTCCCGAACTGAACTTGCGGGTTGACAACACGCTGGCCGACGATGGCTCGCAGATGGCCGTCAACTTGAAGTTCGAATCGATGGACGATTTCAGTCCAGCCAGCGTTGCCAAGCAAGTCGAGCCACTTAAGAAACTGCTCGCCACGCGCGATAACCTTCGCGACCTGCTGACCAAGATCGATCGTAGCGACGATCTGGAAACGCTGCTTGAGCAGGTAATGAACGATGCAGATCAACTTAAGAAGTTGGCTGGCGAACTGGGCGTAAGTGAATCGGGTGATGCCGACAAGGGGGATAGCTAA
- a CDS encoding DUF1559 domain-containing protein yields MTTFPTPRKSPRAGFTLVELLVVIAIIGVLIALLLPAVQQAREAARRMQCKNNLKQMGLALHNYVDTYRVLPMGCTVDLSVSSTGNNGSWGVHGRILHFLEQGNLYDQVDITSAWDFQTPIDGLKIPGYGCPSDPGAGRERDPGGGKVKLWPTSYGFNYGTWFVFNPTTKQGGDGLFYPNSKLSFRDATDGSSNTLLGAEVKAWTPYRRNDGPDSTTIPNTIAAAETQIASASDEKNTGHTEWPDGRVHHTGFTATMTPNAKTGCTVGGTAYEECDFNSWQEGKDGSSGNPTYAIVTSRSWHPGVVDVVMFDGSSRSISETIDLTTWRSLATRAGGEVVSEF; encoded by the coding sequence ATGACGACATTTCCAACCCCACGGAAATCGCCACGCGCTGGTTTCACGCTGGTTGAACTCTTGGTCGTGATCGCCATCATCGGAGTTCTGATCGCCCTGCTCTTACCGGCGGTACAGCAAGCACGCGAGGCGGCTCGGCGGATGCAGTGTAAGAACAACCTGAAACAGATGGGTCTGGCCCTGCACAACTACGTGGATACCTACCGCGTGCTCCCCATGGGCTGCACCGTCGATCTGTCGGTTTCCTCGACGGGCAACAATGGTTCGTGGGGGGTTCACGGGCGCATCCTTCATTTCCTCGAACAAGGCAATCTGTACGACCAGGTCGACATCACGAGCGCCTGGGATTTCCAGACGCCGATCGATGGCCTGAAGATCCCCGGATATGGCTGCCCCAGCGACCCCGGTGCCGGTCGCGAACGCGATCCTGGCGGCGGCAAGGTCAAGCTGTGGCCTACCTCGTACGGCTTCAACTACGGAACCTGGTTCGTGTTCAATCCCACGACGAAACAAGGGGGAGACGGTCTGTTCTATCCCAATAGCAAGCTTTCGTTTCGCGATGCCACGGATGGTTCGTCGAACACGTTGCTCGGAGCCGAGGTAAAGGCCTGGACCCCTTATCGCCGCAATGACGGTCCCGATTCGACAACCATTCCCAACACGATCGCCGCCGCCGAAACGCAAATTGCTTCGGCATCGGACGAGAAGAACACCGGCCATACCGAATGGCCCGATGGTCGCGTGCACCATACCGGCTTCACCGCCACGATGACTCCCAACGCCAAAACAGGCTGCACCGTCGGCGGTACGGCTTACGAAGAATGCGACTTCAACTCGTGGCAGGAAGGCAAAGACGGCAGCAGCGGCAATCCCACCTACGCCATCGTCACCAGCCGCAGCTGGCACCCAGGCGTGGTCGACGTGGTGATGTTCGACGGAAGCAGCCGCTCGATCAGCGAAACCATCGACCTGACCACCTGGCGATCTTTAGCCACACGTGCCGGAGGTGAGGTCGTTAGCGAATTCTAG
- a CDS encoding TolC family protein has protein sequence MLRRYTHWIVVLSTCMTTGLSGCLHPCWNNYDCPDPPAYDECLISEYAERGLKIEDPVPSVCEDEDWLEIPDSPDAINPDNIDLEAGYWDLSLEEAVRLALQNSQVMKDLGGVLRSPEALVSMYDPAIVYTDGRFGEEAALSAFDATFGANAYFEANDRRVNNFTVGENGFFQQDLHNYEVNLSKRNATGGLVSLRGVTQYDYNNNPQKVFSAGWDTYIDAEMRQPLLQGAGVMFNRIAGPNGEPGFANGVLIARTRTDISLADFEIAVRNLVSDVENAYWDLFFAYRDLDVKINARNNVLEVWKKAYANVEADKKSADTEAQAREQYFRFEVEVVNALNGRLVERTRDNNGSLGGTFNNPGGVRVCERRLRFMMGLTQTNGRLIRPVTEAPVAKVNFDWNAVATEALARRPELRRQKWVIKQRELELLANRNFLMPNLDLIARYRQRGFGPTLSDQSSIPGEAGALQSLTDGDFAEYQLGVEFEMPIGFRRAHSAVRSSELALARARAIKEEQEKQIMYGLSNTYAEIQRAYEIMELLFNRREAANAQEATVRASYEAGKAPIDLLLEAQRRVIDSSALFNQARIDYALAIKNMHFEKGSLLEFYQISLAEGPWPQKAYNDALRRDLHKRAAHHNYVINEAVIGQPKQSGNTLVAKPVDGEAGPAVEKIDVPTPAEMDTAPAVRTSSLPVLNNPLRSASTNTGGLIKPAGHSAAPVERATPAPIIRAEEAKSSENFSFGGEAPREAIWLHQTSISSR, from the coding sequence ATGCTACGTCGCTACACGCATTGGATTGTTGTACTTAGCACTTGCATGACCACTGGTCTAAGCGGCTGTTTACACCCGTGCTGGAACAACTACGACTGCCCAGATCCGCCTGCATACGATGAATGCCTCATCTCGGAATATGCCGAGCGAGGCCTGAAGATCGAAGACCCTGTCCCGAGTGTCTGCGAGGATGAAGACTGGCTTGAGATTCCAGATTCGCCCGACGCGATCAACCCGGATAACATCGATCTGGAAGCTGGCTACTGGGACCTCTCCCTGGAAGAGGCGGTTCGCCTGGCCCTGCAGAACTCGCAGGTCATGAAAGATCTCGGCGGCGTTCTGCGAAGCCCCGAAGCACTTGTTTCGATGTACGATCCGGCAATCGTCTACACGGATGGCCGTTTCGGTGAAGAAGCCGCATTGAGTGCTTTCGACGCAACCTTCGGTGCCAACGCTTACTTTGAAGCCAACGATCGCCGCGTGAACAACTTCACCGTCGGTGAAAACGGTTTCTTCCAACAAGATCTGCACAACTACGAAGTCAACCTGAGCAAACGGAACGCGACCGGTGGTTTGGTGTCGTTGCGAGGGGTCACCCAGTACGACTACAACAACAATCCCCAGAAGGTCTTCAGTGCCGGCTGGGATACGTACATCGACGCTGAAATGCGACAGCCCTTGTTGCAAGGCGCCGGCGTCATGTTTAACCGCATCGCAGGGCCCAATGGCGAACCTGGTTTTGCCAACGGCGTCTTGATCGCCCGCACACGTACGGATATCAGCCTGGCTGATTTCGAGATCGCGGTCCGCAACCTGGTGAGCGACGTCGAAAACGCCTATTGGGACTTGTTCTTCGCTTACCGCGACCTGGACGTCAAAATCAACGCTCGTAACAACGTGCTGGAAGTCTGGAAGAAAGCCTACGCCAACGTCGAAGCAGACAAGAAGTCGGCTGACACCGAAGCCCAGGCTCGCGAACAGTACTTCCGCTTTGAAGTCGAAGTGGTCAACGCTTTGAATGGTCGTCTGGTCGAACGTACTCGCGACAACAACGGTTCGCTCGGTGGTACGTTCAACAACCCAGGTGGTGTCCGCGTCTGTGAACGCCGCTTGCGGTTCATGATGGGTCTCACCCAGACCAACGGCCGCCTGATCCGTCCTGTTACCGAAGCACCGGTTGCCAAGGTGAACTTCGACTGGAATGCGGTCGCGACCGAAGCACTCGCTCGCCGCCCCGAACTCCGCCGTCAGAAGTGGGTCATCAAGCAGCGTGAACTAGAACTGCTGGCCAACCGCAACTTCCTGATGCCCAACCTGGACCTGATCGCTCGTTACCGTCAGCGCGGCTTCGGCCCTACGCTCTCGGACCAGAGCAGCATCCCAGGCGAAGCAGGTGCCCTGCAGAGCCTGACCGATGGGGACTTTGCTGAATACCAACTCGGTGTTGAATTCGAGATGCCAATCGGCTTCCGCCGTGCCCACTCGGCTGTCCGCAGCAGCGAACTGGCCTTGGCTCGTGCCCGAGCGATCAAGGAAGAGCAAGAAAAGCAGATCATGTATGGTCTCTCGAACACCTACGCGGAAATTCAGCGTGCCTACGAGATCATGGAACTGCTGTTCAATCGTCGTGAAGCCGCCAACGCTCAAGAGGCAACCGTCCGAGCAAGCTACGAAGCCGGCAAGGCTCCGATCGACCTGCTCTTGGAAGCCCAGCGTCGTGTGATCGACTCGAGTGCCTTGTTCAACCAGGCTCGTATCGACTACGCTCTGGCCATCAAGAACATGCACTTCGAGAAGGGCTCGCTGCTCGAGTTCTACCAGATCTCACTGGCCGAAGGCCCATGGCCGCAAAAGGCTTACAACGATGCCCTGCGACGTGACCTGCACAAGCGTGCCGCTCATCACAACTACGTGATCAACGAAGCAGTGATTGGTCAGCCGAAGCAATCGGGGAACACCCTGGTCGCCAAGCCGGTCGATGGAGAAGCAGGCCCAGCAGTCGAAAAGATCGACGTGCCAACCCCAGCCGAAATGGATACTGCTCCGGCAGTACGCACCAGTTCCTTGCCGGTCTTGAACAACCCACTGCGATCGGCCTCGACCAACACCGGCGGCCTGATCAAACCCGCCGGTCACTCGGCCGCTCCGGTTGAACGCGCCACTCCGGCACCGATCATCCGAGCCGAAGAAGCCAAGTCCAGCGAGAACTTCTCCTTCGGCGGCGAAGCCCCACGAGAAGCAATCTGGCTACACCAAACCTCGATATCGAGTCGATGA
- a CDS encoding sulfatase family protein, producing MLRGLLSVFLILLSCGSLLAAEKPNFVWIMSEDNSSHFLKLFDPTGAPTPNIDALADQGLVYEHAFSNAPVCSVARTTLITSCYAPRIGTFHHRRSFMVPMPEGVKMFPAYLREAGYYTTNNSKEDYNAKKSDDVWDDSSRKASWKNRKADQPFFHVQTFTTTHESSLHFPAKDIQDKPTKTDPETVFVPPHHPKTETFKYTYARYHDRIQDVDQQVGQLVDQLRKEGLLETTFIFYFGDHGGVLPRGKGYAYETGLHIPLVIRVPEKFRDQMPEKIGSRIQSFVSFIDFGPTVLKLAGAKIPEGIDGHAFLALGDAQLMETDESLGYADRFDEKYDMVRTLRKGKYRYVRNFQPFNFDGLMNNYRYKMVAYREWRELYDAGKLNEVQAQFFKARPAEMLFDVEADPYETKNLAGDPQHAQALAELRGRLNTILTGMPDLGFYPESFLAANAAENPVAFGQQHKDEIAKLLETANLEILAFDEARPQLEEALDSADPWQRYWGVIACSSHGKSALPLGKQLESMAMTDPENLVRVRAAEFLALHADVDPAAVLSKAIADAETATEANLILNTAVLLQDGQPGYEFNFKHSDFKHLKGNRGELDRRLEYLIGK from the coding sequence ATGCTGCGCGGTCTGTTGAGCGTGTTTCTCATTCTGTTGTCGTGCGGTTCTCTGCTTGCCGCTGAGAAGCCGAATTTCGTGTGGATCATGTCCGAGGACAACTCGAGCCACTTCCTCAAGCTGTTCGATCCCACCGGGGCTCCGACCCCCAATATCGATGCCCTGGCCGATCAGGGACTGGTGTACGAGCACGCATTCTCGAATGCTCCGGTATGCAGCGTGGCGCGGACGACGTTGATCACTTCCTGTTATGCCCCGCGAATCGGAACATTTCATCACCGCCGAAGTTTCATGGTTCCCATGCCGGAAGGCGTGAAGATGTTCCCGGCTTATCTGCGCGAGGCAGGCTACTACACCACCAACAACAGCAAGGAAGATTACAACGCGAAGAAGTCGGACGACGTATGGGATGACTCCTCACGCAAGGCATCCTGGAAGAATCGCAAGGCGGATCAACCATTCTTTCACGTGCAGACGTTCACCACCACGCACGAAAGTTCGCTGCACTTTCCCGCGAAGGATATTCAAGACAAGCCGACCAAGACCGATCCCGAAACCGTGTTTGTCCCCCCGCATCATCCCAAGACGGAAACGTTCAAATACACCTATGCCCGCTACCACGATCGCATACAAGACGTCGATCAGCAGGTCGGTCAGCTGGTCGATCAGTTAAGGAAGGAAGGTCTGCTTGAGACCACCTTCATCTTTTACTTCGGCGACCATGGTGGCGTGCTTCCGCGCGGCAAGGGGTATGCCTACGAAACCGGACTGCACATTCCGCTGGTTATTCGCGTGCCTGAGAAGTTTCGCGATCAGATGCCGGAGAAAATCGGCAGCCGCATCCAATCGTTCGTCAGCTTCATCGACTTCGGCCCCACGGTGTTGAAGCTCGCCGGAGCCAAGATTCCTGAGGGGATCGATGGCCATGCCTTCTTGGCGTTGGGCGACGCGCAGTTGATGGAAACGGATGAGTCACTGGGATACGCCGATCGCTTTGACGAAAAGTACGACATGGTCCGGACGCTCCGCAAAGGTAAGTACCGCTACGTCCGCAATTTTCAGCCCTTCAACTTCGACGGGCTGATGAACAACTATCGCTATAAGATGGTCGCCTACCGCGAGTGGCGCGAGCTTTACGATGCCGGCAAACTGAACGAAGTCCAGGCCCAGTTCTTCAAAGCACGTCCCGCCGAAATGCTCTTCGACGTCGAAGCCGATCCGTATGAAACGAAGAACCTGGCCGGCGACCCGCAGCATGCCCAGGCCCTGGCTGAACTTCGCGGTCGTTTGAATACCATCCTGACCGGCATGCCGGATCTCGGTTTCTATCCGGAAAGCTTCCTCGCGGCCAACGCAGCGGAAAACCCCGTGGCGTTCGGTCAGCAGCATAAGGACGAGATCGCTAAGCTACTGGAGACGGCCAATCTTGAAATTCTCGCGTTCGACGAAGCTCGTCCGCAACTGGAAGAAGCCCTGGATTCGGCCGATCCGTGGCAGCGCTATTGGGGCGTGATTGCCTGTAGCTCGCACGGCAAGTCCGCGTTGCCGCTTGGCAAGCAGTTGGAATCGATGGCCATGACCGATCCAGAGAACCTCGTACGAGTCCGTGCGGCGGAGTTTCTCGCTCTGCATGCCGATGTCGACCCGGCCGCGGTTCTTAGTAAGGCGATTGCCGACGCGGAAACGGCCACTGAAGCGAACTTGATTCTCAACACGGCCGTTCTTCTGCAAGATGGGCAACCTGGTTACGAGTTCAACTTCAAACACTCCGACTTCAAGCACTTGAAGGGGAATCGCGGGGAGTTGGATCGCCGGTTGGAATACCTCATCGGGAAGTAA
- a CDS encoding sigma-70 family RNA polymerase sigma factor yields the protein MTAEATQLEQRIQENQGLVISLAKSIHRKLPPQIGMDDLIAYGQLGLAEAAQSFEDDKGASFSTFAYYRIRGAIYDGISKMSWNSHAARMQNKYQQMAADTLQTDAAAGSTSTASAQENAKWLGNLTEKLAVVYLASHGEETQHAFQAVADARTQQPAEQLENKEIQALLQKLLQTLAPHEQQLIRMTYYEGYSLKEAADQLGKSKSWASRLHQAILERLARALRQTT from the coding sequence ATGACTGCGGAAGCGACCCAACTCGAGCAACGCATTCAAGAGAACCAGGGACTGGTTATTTCCCTGGCCAAGTCGATCCATCGGAAGCTGCCTCCGCAGATTGGCATGGACGATCTGATCGCTTATGGACAGCTTGGGCTTGCCGAGGCGGCCCAGTCTTTTGAGGACGACAAAGGCGCGAGCTTTTCGACGTTCGCTTACTATCGCATCCGTGGCGCTATCTACGACGGCATCTCGAAGATGAGTTGGAACTCTCACGCCGCCAGGATGCAGAATAAGTATCAGCAAATGGCCGCCGATACGCTGCAAACCGATGCCGCAGCCGGCAGCACGTCGACCGCTTCGGCCCAGGAAAACGCGAAATGGCTGGGCAATCTGACCGAAAAGCTCGCGGTTGTGTATTTGGCCAGCCATGGGGAAGAAACCCAGCACGCGTTCCAGGCCGTCGCCGACGCGCGCACGCAGCAGCCAGCCGAGCAGTTAGAAAACAAAGAGATTCAAGCCCTGCTGCAGAAGCTGCTCCAGACGTTGGCTCCCCACGAGCAGCAGTTAATTCGGATGACCTATTACGAGGGTTACAGTCTGAAAGAAGCTGCCGACCAGCTAGGTAAAAGCAAGTCGTGGGCCAGCCGTCTGCATCAAGCCATTTTGGAGCGACTGGCCAGGGCTTTGCGTCAGACGACTTAG
- the tssA gene encoding type VI secretion system protein TssA, with product MAFPQVLDIESLTNPISEENPSGVELRGSEHANEFFDLREIFNQSNKAERDIQTAMAFPDEEFPDLKDPEWDEVRDRAIHILTSYSKDVSVASWLIEAVMRMDGIPGLRDGFKLMLELCRRYWDNIHPEPDEDEGYAETVSQLTGLTSDRSYGVLDNLPLTNGGGGTYSLFDFNEANRIEGMDADDKQRRIAEGAIERHTFDDSFRATSREHWNNVVEDLDTLIETIRELGTYLDERCLRNSYGEDTAPSMTSFRQRLESIRSTVQQLMSELLLDEVGETPVEDGDEGEAVGTAVQQKGPAGAIQSRADAIKLIRKAAEYFRKTEPQSFIYFKLEQAAKWAEMPFPELLKELLRDDTAMGELHRRTGIPIPEDESGY from the coding sequence ATGGCATTTCCACAAGTACTTGATATCGAGTCGCTGACCAATCCGATCTCGGAGGAAAACCCGAGCGGCGTGGAGCTTCGCGGCTCTGAGCATGCCAACGAGTTTTTCGATCTCCGCGAGATCTTCAACCAGTCGAACAAGGCCGAGCGAGATATCCAGACGGCCATGGCATTTCCGGACGAGGAATTCCCAGACCTGAAGGATCCAGAATGGGATGAAGTCCGAGATCGCGCTATTCATATCCTGACCAGCTATTCCAAGGACGTCTCGGTTGCTTCCTGGTTGATTGAGGCCGTCATGCGGATGGACGGCATTCCCGGCCTGCGGGATGGCTTCAAGTTGATGCTCGAGCTTTGTCGCCGTTACTGGGACAACATTCACCCAGAACCGGACGAAGATGAAGGTTACGCCGAGACGGTCTCGCAGTTGACGGGCCTAACCAGCGATCGCTCGTACGGCGTACTCGACAATCTTCCGCTGACCAACGGCGGAGGGGGGACCTACTCCCTCTTTGATTTCAACGAGGCCAACCGCATCGAGGGAATGGATGCCGACGACAAGCAGCGACGAATCGCGGAAGGAGCGATTGAACGCCATACCTTCGACGACTCGTTTCGCGCGACTTCTCGGGAACATTGGAACAACGTCGTCGAAGATCTCGACACCTTAATCGAAACGATTCGCGAGTTGGGAACCTACCTGGACGAGCGATGCCTGCGGAATTCTTACGGGGAAGATACCGCTCCGTCGATGACTTCGTTTCGCCAACGACTTGAGTCGATTCGCTCGACGGTTCAGCAACTGATGTCGGAATTGCTGCTGGACGAGGTCGGAGAGACGCCTGTCGAAGATGGTGATGAAGGAGAAGCAGTAGGCACGGCCGTTCAGCAAAAGGGACCTGCCGGAGCGATCCAAAGTCGAGCCGACGCGATCAAGCTGATCCGCAAGGCGGCGGAGTATTTCCGTAAGACCGAACCGCAGTCGTTTATTTATTTCAAATTGGAACAAGCAGCCAAATGGGCCGAAATGCCCTTTCCAGAACTGCTCAAAGAGCTACTTCGAGACGACACCGCAATGGGCGAATTGCATCGTCGAACGGGGATTCCAATACCCGAGGACGAAAGTGGATATTAA
- a CDS encoding type VI secretion protein IcmF/TssM N-terminal domain-containing protein gives MMAFVYQLVYYVTLPFTAFNTLATNIPGIRSLGKITLPTRIALLVFVFLFFVLVSFCITFQFSDTSAQWTDYLLDWKTGLTVFALMIVIPIVSYYVVKIWMEEDSSEYPDIDKAWKQGLTELDKHGIPLGSTPLFLVIGNPDDRRASNLMRASGFGFNVSDPAQGPAALHWYANPDAIFVFLTGTSCLSTLTDGYKNHASRHSQLATPSPQQIPGGQTIIAGAGQQSLINEQLDHTLGADEDEDEQRFMEAPSSMQPGVGATMDFGQGMSGGQTMNFGAEDAAKAVSMSKAGMRQSKSDLTDQMERLKYVCKLINKARRPVCPINGLLVTIPFDMIEDSSEPIQLAVQSDLEVIRSTTRLRCAVTALITEMESAQGFLELIRRVGEKRAKEQRFGKGFNVWNPPIAEQLEAVSQHATGAFEDWTYLLFREKDGLRRPGNPKLFELLCKIRGKFSECMTNIIANSFGFEPDKNPRAAGNSLLFAGCYFAATGDTGDRQAFVRSVLYKVMEQDAELDWNKEALEENTGAEFAANLAALIGGVCLLILIGFGLNSAFGEYMPWHQDQ, from the coding sequence ATGATGGCATTCGTTTACCAACTGGTTTACTACGTTACGCTGCCGTTCACCGCGTTTAACACGCTGGCGACGAACATCCCCGGCATACGTAGTCTCGGGAAAATTACGCTTCCCACGCGAATTGCGTTGTTGGTGTTCGTCTTCCTGTTCTTCGTGTTGGTGTCGTTTTGCATAACCTTCCAGTTCTCGGACACCTCTGCCCAGTGGACCGACTACCTACTGGACTGGAAGACAGGCCTCACGGTATTCGCGCTGATGATCGTCATCCCGATTGTCTCGTATTATGTCGTGAAGATCTGGATGGAAGAGGACTCGTCGGAATATCCCGATATCGATAAGGCCTGGAAGCAGGGTCTCACGGAACTCGATAAGCATGGGATTCCTCTGGGGAGCACGCCGCTGTTCCTGGTAATCGGGAACCCGGACGATCGCCGGGCGAGCAATTTGATGCGGGCCTCCGGCTTCGGCTTTAACGTTTCCGACCCGGCCCAGGGGCCAGCCGCTTTGCACTGGTATGCCAATCCCGACGCGATCTTCGTTTTCCTGACGGGTACGTCCTGCTTGTCGACGTTGACAGACGGCTACAAGAACCATGCGAGCAGGCATTCGCAACTGGCCACGCCTTCCCCGCAGCAAATTCCCGGGGGACAAACGATCATCGCCGGTGCAGGCCAACAGAGCTTGATCAACGAGCAACTCGACCACACCTTAGGGGCTGACGAAGACGAAGACGAGCAGCGCTTCATGGAAGCTCCTTCCAGCATGCAGCCCGGTGTCGGAGCGACCATGGATTTCGGCCAAGGGATGTCCGGGGGACAAACGATGAACTTCGGCGCCGAAGATGCCGCCAAGGCCGTATCGATGTCGAAAGCAGGCATGCGTCAATCCAAGTCTGACTTGACCGATCAGATGGAACGCTTGAAGTACGTCTGCAAGCTCATCAACAAGGCCCGTCGTCCGGTCTGTCCGATCAATGGCCTGTTGGTCACCATTCCGTTCGACATGATCGAAGACTCCAGCGAACCGATCCAACTAGCCGTCCAAAGCGACCTGGAAGTGATCCGTTCGACGACCCGCCTGCGATGCGCCGTAACGGCACTGATTACCGAAATGGAAAGCGCCCAAGGCTTCCTGGAACTCATCCGACGAGTCGGCGAAAAGCGAGCCAAAGAGCAGCGTTTCGGCAAGGGGTTCAACGTCTGGAATCCGCCAATTGCCGAGCAGTTGGAAGCGGTCTCGCAGCATGCCACCGGCGCGTTCGAGGACTGGACGTATCTTCTGTTCCGCGAGAAGGATGGTCTGCGTCGGCCAGGTAATCCGAAGCTGTTTGAACTGTTGTGCAAGATTCGCGGCAAGTTCAGCGAGTGCATGACCAATATCATCGCCAATTCGTTTGGCTTCGAACCGGACAAGAATCCCCGCGCGGCAGGCAACTCGCTGTTGTTTGCCGGCTGCTATTTCGCGGCGACCGGTGACACCGGAGACCGCCAGGCGTTCGTGCGTAGCGTGCTGTACAAGGTGATGGAGCAAGACGCCGAACTCGACTGGAACAAGGAAGCTCTGGAAGAAAACACAGGCGCCGAATTCGCTGCCAACCTCGCGGCACTGATCGGGGGCGTTTGTCTGTTGATTCTGATCGGCTTCGGCTTGAATTCCGCGTTCGGCGAGTACATGCCGTGGCATCAGGACCAATAA
- a CDS encoding SAM-dependent methyltransferase yields the protein MIDLFLGLERMSPGSQETTAGAFQIAAQDRDIRKVVEFGCGSGISTIALARLSGASVIAVDNSAPFLSQLKQKVERTGLQQQIKVQEQSMDAAWPEETQFDLIWSEGSAYAIGLENALKRWRALLPPGGRIVLSDLIWIDPQPDAEVQDFWKNQGETLRYRDDTRKLFVSQGYQVIDDFVFSDQDWRNYYQPLKTHLPRWKSMYSDAETAGIVDQMFQEEMRMYDQFGSQYGYAFFIAERAG from the coding sequence ATGATCGACTTGTTTTTGGGCCTCGAGCGGATGTCGCCAGGCAGTCAGGAAACGACCGCCGGGGCATTTCAGATTGCCGCACAAGATCGCGACATTCGGAAGGTCGTTGAGTTCGGCTGTGGCAGCGGAATCTCCACGATCGCGCTCGCCAGACTTAGTGGGGCTTCAGTCATTGCGGTCGACAATAGTGCTCCATTTCTTTCCCAGTTGAAGCAGAAGGTCGAGCGCACCGGACTCCAGCAGCAAATCAAGGTCCAAGAGCAAAGCATGGATGCGGCTTGGCCCGAGGAAACCCAGTTCGATTTAATTTGGAGCGAAGGCTCTGCGTATGCCATCGGCCTCGAGAACGCTCTGAAGCGTTGGCGTGCATTGCTTCCGCCTGGCGGGCGAATTGTCCTGAGCGATTTGATCTGGATCGATCCCCAGCCGGACGCGGAAGTCCAAGATTTCTGGAAAAATCAGGGGGAAACTCTTCGTTATCGAGACGACACTCGCAAGTTATTTGTGTCGCAAGGATACCAGGTGATCGACGATTTCGTCTTTTCAGATCAGGACTGGCGGAACTACTATCAGCCGCTGAAAACGCACTTGCCGCGGTGGAAATCTATGTATTCTGACGCAGAAACTGCCGGAATCGTCGACCAAATGTTTCAAGAAGAGATGAGGATGTACGACCAGTTCGGGTCGCAATATGGCTACGCGTTCTTCATTGCCGAGCGGGCCGGTTGA